The Procambarus clarkii isolate CNS0578487 chromosome 61, FALCON_Pclarkii_2.0, whole genome shotgun sequence sequence atgtcaccagactagtcccagaactgagagatatgagctacgatgaAAGACTAAGGGAGCTAAATCTCACGTCCTTGGAAGACATAAAAATAAGGGGAggcatgattaccacctacaaaattatcaggggaattgacagggtggacaaagacaaactatttagcatatgTGGAACACAAACAaacgggcacaggtggaaacttagtatccaaatgagccacagagacattataaagatttgtttcagtgtcagagtagttaacaaatggaatgcattagaaaaactatgtggtggaggctgacttcttacatagtttcaattgtagatttgacagagcccaacaggctcaagaatctgtacaccagttgataacagttgagaagcgggaccaaagagccacagctcaactccagcaagcacaactaggtgagtatacacacacacacatacacgtaaaTATTCCTCTTTATATAGAAATACAGAATTATCTGAAGTTATGGAGAGGAATAATCTAAGACAAATTTTGTAAATGATGCAAGGAAAGAGGTTACAAATACATCTATGTTAATAGGAACTGTCGCTAGCCAGAACGAGGAGGACTTTGGGACGTTTGACTCTAGCCATTGACCATTGTGTCTTGACCGTCGATTACTGAGTTGGACATATAACAAAAAGATGCAAAATTGCAAGATAGTTTCAAATAGAGGTTAGACATCTGTATTAGGGAATTTTGTTGAGAATAAATAATAGCTGCCTCGCTTGGCCAATAAACCTGCAATTTTCTTTGTTTTTAGGTCCTGATGATTTTATGGCAATGAGATTCTCATTGAAACAAAGTCTTTGGGAACAGAAAAAGTATGACGGGAGATTTTGAAAAAAGCTGCATAGATTtttaatatatttctacattgGATCTATAATGCATCACTGGAGAGgatagaagggaactatcagaagaaagcaccaagccattatgactatatagcactgggaaggggtcaggataaggatctcggatgggacgaggggaaataatggtgcccaaccactttgacggtcggaGTTGCCCAGCAGCTAGAAGAcagctatttttttttattatatttatatatacaagagttcttacattcttgcaaagccactagcacgcattgcgtttcgagcaggtccttaatcctatttgTTTCCCCCTGGAATACAGAAAAAAACATTCTCAGGGACTCAAGATAGTTCCAGCAGGGTCCCAAAGACCCAAAGACGCCAGTTGAAACGATTCAAGGGTTTCTGATTTACGTGGCAtttctttcataaaagaacagtcTCTTTACTAATCATTCGAGTTCATAACTTGAAAATAAGAAGTTACTTCAAGATCTTGACACTCTATAGGAACATGATAACAATTACTTGCTGACGCTCATCTCCAGTCAATGTAAATTAATGACGACGGGAATAGAATACCTTACACAACACCCGTAGAGACGaaatggaaaaaatgctcaaggagctaagaatAAAGCAGTTACCCCacatggagtttcaccttgggttctTAAAGAATGCTCACCTGAGCTTAGCATTCCGCTTCAACTGAATTTTCAGgcgtccctgtgtacaggagtcctagcatatgtgtgtggaaaaaaggttaacatagttccaatctacaaacgtGGCAGTTGGGAAGACCCCTTCAATTAtatacctgtatcattgacaagtgtaatagtcagagattataaaaaaaaaataattaacactaagtgggtagaacacctggagaaaaattatATAACAGACTGACAGTACGGTTTTCTATCTAACAGCCACATTATGATGGTCTCGAAGTGTCACTTATATGTTTAATGGATATTCAGGTATTTTGTATATTGTTTACCTGTATTCAGGTAAACAGGTATTTTGTTTACCATTATGCACGATAAACTTAATGCaagaaaatatatacacaaatattatatattcatttattattTCTTGAATCATTTCTACATGATTATtactttaaataataaatataatggcCACACAATCTCAGTGAGGGTGTTGACCTAGCCATAGTAGGGCTGGGGTGTGGTGTGCTGGGCCTCGTAGGTCACCTGAGCCAAGTAGCCGGAGTCGCCGTTGACATTGTAGGTCACCTTCTCCAGACGACCGTCGGGAAGCAGCACATAGTAGGAGCCCTGGGTGTTGAGACCATCACGGGTCTCGTCTTGGCCGAAGTCGTTGCCGGAAGCGTCGTCCTTCACTTTCCAGCTGAAGGAGTACCGAGCAGGAGCCTGTAATAATAACAGTAACATCAGTATACCTCATGTGTCTCATCAGAACGGTCTCAGCCAGGCTCATGTGTCTCACATGATAATGTTGGTATTGATCACTTGCTTGTTTTGATGACTTGTAAAAAGACCAGTGGATTATACCCGCGGTGGGTTATACTCACCTCAGTAGTGTGGACGCCGTAGCTGGGGTGGTATGTTGGAGGTGTAGTGTAAGATGGATAGGGTGTGGTGTATGGATgattagttgtgtgtgtggtgtagtgtggataCGAGGGAGGTGTGGTGTTTGGATAAGTTGGATGTGTGGTGTATGGATGATGAGTCGGATGTGTGGTGTATGGATGATAAGTTGAGGGTGTAGTGTATGGACGATAAGTTGAGGGTGTGGTGTATGGACGATAAGTTGAGGGTGTGGTGTATGGACGATAagttgtgggtgtggtgtatgGACGATAAGTTGGATGTGTGGTGTATGGACGATAAGTTGAGGGTGTGGTGTAAGGGTGGTATGTGGGACTATGTGTGGGCGGGTGGTATGTTGGGGTTGGGTGATGGTACTGAGGGCTGGGTGATGGGTAATGGTAGGAGGGAGGAGGCTCTGGGCTGGccaaagccaccaccacagcagccGCCAGCAATACAACCTGTCAGGTGGTTGTAATATTGTtaaaaataatacaaatattgtaaTCACATATATCTTCTATTACATCAAATATCAAAATAAATACTGCATACAAAAACAATTTCGTTCACTGCATTTCCAACGGAGTTTAGTGCTTGTAGATGATTATTTGATGCTTGTCTTTTAACCAACATGTTAAGAGTTAAAAAGGTAGACATGACACTTCTTTCTTCTAACACTATATTAATTAGCTTGTTGCCACATTAATGCGTTGGAAACAAGTGCGCAGCGTTGAGCTTCCATTGCGTGCACAAGTCAACTCTTAAATCCTGTCTCTCCAACTTTTATGATCTTCCATAAGATGTCTTCACTCGCATTTTAATATGCTGCTGCAAATAAATTTTCAGAAGTTGATAATTTAGTATTTAGTGATGAAACACCGGAGTCAGTCAAGAACTCTAGTCCTTAAGCTGGTTGAGTGTTAtgaatccaaaatatgtttaAAATCACTGCAGGAGATGTTAACCTGTACCTTGAGAACCATTCTTGGTGAAGAAGACGAGTGGAACTGATGCTCTGTGAGTGATGTTACTGCCTTATATACTCCGGAGAGATGCTCTCCTTCCCCTCAGGCAATGACGTTACGGTCTCTCAAGGGAAGGATACgatgtatatatatgcgaactTTGATGACTATCTGTTCTTTTTGTCATGCTTTTGAACAAACTTGATTATTAGGTTTACTTAGCTTACAACAGAACAGTTacacccccgctcctgtgccaggtaagtcctctacgggctcaccatagcccgtgctacttgccccgctcctgtgccaggtaagtcctctacgggctcactatagcctgtgctacttggtacttttgttccaagtaactaaatctaaaaacaacaacaaatttCAACAGAAGCGAAGAAGAAATTTAGAGAATATGAATCATCATTTGACTAATCATATGAATAATAGCAggttttttaaattatttttggCAGGTCCTCTTTATCCTCACATCCGTCTCTATCATATTCTTATCGAATTTACCCATGAAGTATTTTAACCCGTTTGCCTCAATAATGCTAGCTGACTGCCCATTCTAATCATCGACAACCAATCTTCCAATCAAATACTCCCTTATATCCCTCCTATTCTTAACATGTGGAAACAATGACACATGTTGATGTGTGAATATTACCAAGTTCAGCATTAACCAGATGACAACAATGGCATCCTCCTTGTCTGGAAGTGTTCTGGGAAGAATGTCATCACTCACAGCACCATCTTGAGTAAGGTGTATTGAAAGTGTCAATGAGAGGAAGGTGTCCACACAGATTGTCATACATGCATGACAATTTTGCTCTAATGCATCCAGATGGAGCTCAATCAGAAAAGGATATTATTTGCTCCACTTCAATAGCAAGAAAGTGAAAGTTAATATCAAAATAATCCCATAGCAAGATTATTTATAATGTTCAGCtctgatggacgaaataatgtaaTTTGAGTATACATGGTATAACGAAATCTTGGAAAGTGCGCGTACTCCTACATTAACACAACATGCAACATGCAACACAATTTACAGTGTGTTGCATGTCTCGGACGTTGCTTTCACGAGACCAGCAGGTTCGTCAAACATTGCAGAACAGCGGCCAACAATATCACTTTTTGCCTTTTAATCCTTAGATCATGGTGCAGTTGGTCGCCCCTGTAGCGCAGTCCACAAGACTGTCGACTAGTCCAGGGTATGATTCCCACGCAGGCAGAAATAATTTGAGACGTTTTCTTTCActtgatgcctctattcacctagcagtatataagtATATGTTAGATAATTGTTGTGGGTTGCTTCTTGGTGAATGTCAGGCCTGAATTAGAGGGGCTTCAGGATGCCCAAGACCCTCCCTGACCCGAACAATGGGAAACCATTTGCCTTACAAGATTGTGCATTGCCTGCTACCCAACGCTTGGAATGCACCTACGGCTCCCTGAGGAGGCTGAAACATCACATGCCGGTAATacgtttcatttcattttttattaaAATCAATATTTCTACTTTAACTGAGGAATAGGTAGAGGTAAATCACATCTAACGGAACCTGCCTAAAATGATCAAACAGATATGCTGCGGTAATTGCTAATCTTTATCTTTAGTCTAATAAGGATTAAACCTCTTTATTTTTACACCTGTTATGTCCCAGTAAGTTTAGAAAACATAGAAGTCAATActattatttattgtttattaaGCTGGATATTTAAATAACTGAGATTCTACGACAAGTAAGCGATATTTTGGAAATTTTATATCTCAATGAGCCCACATGTCATACAAGAGCAGTTGGGGCAGGACCAGCTGCTCATGTATGGTCAGCTATGGACCATGATCAGCTGTGGCCAGGATCAGCTATAGTCCAGGACCAGCTGAAGACCAAGATCAGCTTTGTTTAGAATCGGATGTATACCAGGATCAGCTATGACCCGTATCAGCTGTGGACCAGAATCAACTATAGTCCAGGATCAGCTGTTGGCCTAGATCAGGTGTGAGTAACGATCAGCTGTGAGTGAGGAACAGCTGTGAACCAGAATCAGATGTAAAGCAGAATTAGTTGTGGAAAATGGCCAGTTGTTGACTATTGTCTTGGAGGAAATAGTTTCTCCCAGCTAGAGTACACGAGTGAAGGTTTCATGTACCCAGGTGGAGGCTGCCAACCACTAAGTTATACATATTAGAAAATACTCTCGTCACTTGACGCTCTGAACGCCACCACATATGACCATAGCAGAACACATATAATGGAATCtagatatatataaaacaaaaaatgGCATTAACTGTACTGACAATTACTTTGTTAAATGCTAGTTTGACTCTCTGGTAGTTTTGTACACAGTCGGATATAGGGCCATGGCTgcatttatattttatttgttaGCTTGAAGCTAATGTGGTTGTGTTGCCTTGTCAGACTCTCGCTTAATGTTCTACATAATTGCGAATCCTATTTATGCACTTAAAGTGGCGAATAAAGTTGGTGATTGATCGAGGCTGCTTTTCGTTTTGTCACAATGAgaacttgaattgaaattgaaattgaaataagtttattgaggtataaatacactgacaagggggatgaggtagctcaagctattctcacctcgttcagtacatcgtgttcatacatatataaacacataacagacaataaacatattaccgaacattctgagtgataaacatgtacatttcttgTCACAATGagaagacatcaataatggtgttATCTCCTGAACGTCACCGGTGCTGTACCTGAGCTTTGGTTTTAGAACAACTTTTAATATCTAAAATACCGCATATGACATTGGCCTGGGAAAGTTGTTGTGGTTGAGATCTTGACTGACGTAAGTCAACATATAATGTATATTTACATTGCAGGAAAAAATAGCTTTTTTGTGAAGTAGTTTTTTATTTAGCTTGCTGCTAGGATTAAGGTCTAATAATCGCGATAGGGATAACAAGCCAGCAATAACAatttactgaccaaccagaaaGTTACTTTTAGTGATTGATATAGTCCAGGACTAAGCAAACTCTCTGTATATATACACCAGTaagtagttaggttaggttggttggagtgATGGGACGCTGAAGGAATGACCTTCCCTGACTCCTGGTATTgattaatataaaataattaaggaatttcctgtttcaattcctTCGTGGTCAGATATTATCACATGATTAATGATGCTAATTTATTCGTAAATTACACAtacacttacatatatatatgacaatatgTGATCACAAAGGAAAAATAAGTCAGGAAATTCCTTATGTGCTTTCGTAACAATTAACACATCTTCAGAAGAATAAATATTACAAGtcagtggtggtgactggtaggAAGGAAATCAATAAGGTGAAAAACATTTCTTAGGTTAACAAACATAAAAGGCCAATTGGTGCGTACCCATTGACCTTCTTGAGTCTCACATGTCATTGTGATGCAACAATactaatcacatatcgttaggTAGATAAAAACGGaacctgcctaatactgtcaaacAGATATGCTGCGGTAATTGCTAATCCATATCTTCAGTCTAATAAGGATTAAACCTCTTATTTTTTTTACACCTGTTATGTCCCTGTAAGTTTAGAAAATATAAAAGTCAAGCTTATTTATGTCCTTGTTCCTGATCTTCACTAAAGCATGACAAAATGGAAAAATTCCACGTAAGCTCACAGCAATTATTTATACATCGTATCCTTCCCTTGAGAGACCGTAGCGTCATTGCCTGAGGGGAAGGAGAGCATCTCTCAGGAGTATATAAGACAGTAACATCACTCACAGAGCATCAGTTCCACTCGTCTTCTTCACCAAGAATGGTTCTCAAGGTACAGGTTAACATCTCCTGCAGTGATTTTAAACTAATTCTTTATTTATTTTCGTATATTAATTGTTATGTTATTACTATGCGTTATTCAGAAATGAGGAACATACTGAGTTAGAAAATTAATTGGGCCATTTTCTCAGATTTATACATAAAATGGTCCAAGATATATAGTGAAATAATTAAATTTTGGGCTTTGTTAATGAAATAAATGCTAAATATAACGTCCATAAAAAGTGCCCAGTTGCTAGTTGAATCTCATGTTAATGGAATGGAATATCATAACTATATTAATAAATCTGAATAAGTAATTAACATACAATACATTCTTAGTTTTTTAAGTAGATCAAATAACCATTTTATAAGCTATTCATTTTAATTTGATCATAGTTTGGGTGTAGTGATGTTGATAATATCATATAAAGGGATGCATCAGATCATTGGGTGTAGTGATATCGATGCATATACGGGAATGAGCGAGATCATTGAGAGGAGCGATGCTGCCGGTATCGTGTGAGGAATTCACAAAAATCCTGAGAATAGTGAATACGAAGGACTAGCTAGGACGGGTCTAGTTTACCCAAGATCTGTGAGGGATTGGTGAGGACGTGCCTGGATACCAAGGGACGCCTGGCCACTCGACGAACGTCTTTGAAGACTCAATTCAAGTTTTGCTATAGTGTATAAATATGTGGAACGCGAGATTGATTCTATCATATGGGATCAATATGTCATCACAGACTCATCATGTTCTTGTGATTTCAATGTGCTTTGTTAGTGTACCTAATTCCAATCTGGGTGGAAATGAAGATTACTTGATCAAGGAAGTGAAGACTTATTTATCTGGAGAAGTAACATTGTTTAGTATGGAGAAGAAGGGGTGAGTGAGTACAAGACGAAGCTGCTGGCTAAGTTAAGGTCAAGTCGACCATTAAGATGAGGTAAACAAGCTTATTACAATTTTGTTGcgttttttgtatttatatttagaGTCATAAGAGCCAACCAGCTTATGCACTAGAGCATGAGATTGACTGCAGtgatactagcattatcctcactttaataagactatcaaaatcctcagattaggcaaaattataattaattttgtcaataaagatgttaataataataataagtgatTCATAACTCAACTATAGCCATAATTCTGAAAATTACTATATTATTTCACGTTAAAATGCGAGTGGAGCTCTTACGTAATATTataagaaaaggagagagagagttttAGAGTTTGTGTGTCACTTAAGTGCCATCCCAAGGAGAGATTAACACGGCGAACTGTTTCCAAGGTATTATTGTGGAATCAAGTCATGGAAACATATTTATTTTTCCTACCACAGATCTGGCCATACATTTACAACTCtaatatgcctatatatacactttcttctgtcctccatggacagggttagatgtCTGTTATATAGTTATATGTTATAGTATGTTATAAAGgttacatatagttcagtgatttattgaacaaggtGATTGTAGTcatccacagaaggtgattgtagtgcatgatacacagatttacgtctgtcctacataaatagAGTTTGAGTTATATTTTTACATAACGTTATTAAtgtcatttacaaaggtgaaatgcaattcttacCAGCTTACACATAcctgtatacacacatacatataaatttatatacatatacctATATGTTTCTCCTACTTTGAAAGGGTAAAATAACTGCcgtagaaactagtgtgttattaggctcttaaccactgaaggtgattaagatgcttttacaagatcaagttatagttacatcacatacattgaaTAACTGATGCATGAcaaggtcaatcttgggtacaacttCAATATATTGTTTGGAGAAAATACGAAGGTTCCAATTTACTAGTTTTAACTCTTAACATATTTcttaaaattataaattaataatttattatattaaCAAAT is a genomic window containing:
- the LOC123774355 gene encoding uncharacterized protein — translated: MVLKVVLLAAAVVVALASPEPPPSYHYPSPSPQYHHPTPTYHPPTHSPTYHPYTTPSTYRPYTTHPTYRPYTTPTTYRPYTTPSTYRPYTTPSTYRPYTTPSTYHPYTTHPTHHPYTTHPTYPNTTPPSYPHYTTHTTNHPYTTPYPSYTTPPTYHPSYGVHTTEAPARYSFSWKVKDDASGNDFGQDETRDGLNTQGSYYVLLPDGRLEKVTYNVNGDSGYLAQVTYEAQHTTPQPYYG